From Drosophila nasuta strain 15112-1781.00 chromosome X, ASM2355853v1, whole genome shotgun sequence, one genomic window encodes:
- the LOC132795509 gene encoding uncharacterized protein LOC132795509 gives MKTMSRFGLRRGFKFSEEQQQQQQQQQQQQQLNGNCSSSSNNNNNSSSSNSNNNNNSVPIGITHKLATPPRKKRNHSLAREPQQQQQPQQQQQLPTEPLDVELELDRQQQQQAPPTLICSVPLERLPRLLEKLQQLQQQQQQQQQQQQQQQQLETTPLIKVLCLYCDKKFASSKLQAKHVDKFHTERKERRCSNRNSNSAGSHNSIGSAGQPSGSANFPGCQHCSKSSGATTTATPAIVCLPSPQLEQLFQHLIRNHGDKYFGCQQCQLRFGDVHQLHTHLRQQHQQQQQQQHQQQQQQQPAMIGGEEPVLFRLGLTQNRLPGQRQRNRKQQEEIAAAVPKQQQQQPRSSSRAAQRQQAAAAAAAVAAAAAATAASAAASNATTAATGTTTTATGTNALSSQPDEQLFRMPGHSHVFDDNFYQDVVLNVRHNLQHYLDGRLRSGPAPPQPLSTTATATATTTPAPQLTTIAAYPTLLTAEQFGELGHGLDTLPLPLVKAARRPHTKHSWKWKWDYVKKFTIINEGGRLVKKLKQPFMGLRDLSRLDMWTQLTMRQKHDLELAQQQQQQQLQQLHQLLDRRLLPQITREQNEQAIIKCELELPLSSLPSTTAVNVNATGAEQSFLALLQLQPQQQQQQQLHLQPAMQQTSRLVLSGEWARPRLYLCICCGAKFEQRKALEEHKTFRHSHIYATHYELVGRELLAGNLLRHLFLPKRALSRYAAEQHQQQQQQQQQLLTTKQERPLLEVEEANSSSSNSNSSNSNSNSNSNSHATSVEDNDNDNSSSDVKQASCSSASPASSYSNCHSNSNCNSNSSSSHSNSNSNSNSNSSSSNNSSNNGSSNCTKCGRKCSGLMDLYRHMLDCSGDYVWSLAKKRKYRYYCGSKKRRNACNFAQLLRKQQQQHNSKKLQAKQQQQQLQPGNNSNSNNNDAGSEESSHSNLNSNCQKTKTPPRQRPSDAESIRKMLENLPAKRVCKKIFPTDNKKRSKGAKAGKVKPGSNMKKKNKQLTRGAKKLYNHHHHHHHHHHHHHHQHALRNTRARARLVRAKPTATVTSTATAVAGSEQQLQPQLRNRRKQPMQAKLTTTTSTTNTAPAPAVETTTATTAITTTTATPAVAATTTMTTATIAAQQQLMPTPPTTPAPATVTATTTTTAVTATAAVTATPLVTAATVGSKQQQQQQQLPQLKRSKRISDCIAMLTGKLEEKLKTEQQPPDKEQQQPQQQQPQQQPQQQQQPELLEQQLPPKTPKRKAVSRRIIKSNSESTAATTPAAATTTTAATTTTAATTTATVTSPTATTTKATTVVATTAATTVTTATATAATATTVVQAAATSPAATLAAAATLLAATAANNPAVLLAATTVAVEPTLKLPLPLPTQRATPTKAAAKQMAAPQIKQFALEQQQLQQLQQQQQPPQSKQLPRQQAQQQQLPPPLTQSQQSQQPQQHQQSQQPMKQQPHQSLQHQQLLAVPLTLPLPPPPTVAAVSATAAAAAGTPATAAAAAAAATLLLPKLPLYLPMPVAAGYVLEPLNLSHVKPPLLVAAEAHQQHQQQQQQQQHPQQQQQHAQQQPRTSAMPARRQTICGFEARNLLQLDEMQPLDLSKKSQQCKSPVPAAAAATVAAAIPLNSCQELPPLGLPLPLPAHYYSNLELLKIPQVRNPVLPLPVAMPAVQQQPQPATTVAVAAAAVAAPVKTPSKKRTSDVNSKKEKPSATRMDEVINNHIDDAINSVILAVQEEEEELEQQLLKQQQQLLAAAVVAAPAKHLTPKKRNMRSKTIDCRSALLLPTEPTATTTATTTTLPLPATINPIPLPLLLPEQNGIATVAETPATLPQFETEPQQQQPPQEVPATVAPMPVSVISVAPPTSATTAAVATTTTTSISTTTSTTLLRRSATPSSSLLEEHSSNMHNNNNTSSGFHSLAPASAKEEDEEQPQPLLEVEDDDVDEDEDDDDEEEEEARLAKEEAEKLEQQRQQQQLLLERERENEKEREQQRRAQEEREQQERQEQERKRQEKREQQEKRERIAKEKEEQELEARKKEQLLREKQEQQQREKEEKLQQQREEKKEKQRLKQEEKKQRKLEEQQQKQQQEQLKKLEQEKQKAEAEEQKRQKEKLEKQQQLLEEQKLPQAEIEAEELQQPLKEDPNNKKKQRRRRKNELAAIVADQLLESFKIDNARRDNLKKLENLAYEKSEDLLLTGMLLMSSTKRNATLQQQQQQATATPATVAAEAKRSKLEPTANETTPTANETTPTATRGRPKRRQSCYYRRGKAPAETNISALKSSLESFSIGIEKQLLAKEAATAAAAAKTQTSSILRPSILCTAAKEQQQQREQQQQQQQQQQQQQLPAAAATVAAPTYSRDPRLNKNIHKESATGQQQKHQQQPSAEQQQQQETTQQQQHLEEEDNYLTEIAKNVNEKIMSATNNEDFEFANDEFDQEKDNDDKFYRPPTSMSVRSAPNLNDEHSNFGSDDEDDDGENTNTELMDMDLDDEMSVYTSYSQDLGRSGLGRRRRRRRRSVLFTRRPKKRTSRTAQQLGEDGAKFACQLCGKSFYSATSLSKHNMTLAHVSKLSELEYLQSKSNAPPSPKSPRASSEPREDVTRELPREAIAAKEPLKFNVEPPTPPQQQQQQLRASVLMPPVPAVASTASASVLTPNPAPAQVAAANASHHVITEASLRLHDNQQQQQQQQQTSPAHSAARLNLNPDERLFYECCNILKSAETPRLTTTTLTAAATPTPSVIVSAARKTLEPTPTAPRVVQELPATPASPSPPPATACTPAASPIAAASALVPVPAPPAPTVCHQPVIQQLFRNPPAATPTTAATNHHHQQQQQLQAQHPHHHHQQQQQQQQQHHTQHHHHQQQQQHPPQDGQQHLNHQQHPPSHQHQHRLSPSYSAMSQFSVSAVTNMTTSRFKTKAAMKGYETNLDVVDVLAKSSTRAVCKLTELADIALGSEKPPGVDYLTTPNSNVEQPATSINATEQQQQQQQPRTHIGAAVTPAAAVQATEQSSTSSKTIMHASSIIKATAATAAASSANLPPVSGRIIIPERPFKNIGLEEKASITFQKPKTTVNLLTEDNNSVSTASYSDRDDYDFGTLSCEDEQEVEAESEREREREREREREREMERQREQREHNMATGLKPGTVTGTGPGTGATAVIVGCSAITTSASSSSSSASSSSQQSSNSSSNSSRATAKTFENKSLIMGRIFKHVSKPTSSAHPHVLPAVQPVKTAPKDKAQLDQLFDELRGAAKPHSEPVALSVAATVAVPTVERWMDLEPLAVPAASTPPTAAMPATVAVVTTATAKGSKAKSGNRRAAAAAAAAVTATANPPKSSARKTAAAAAAAATAAAAPRKDLSKLQTELGMSPEELKQLIDEGQRKSKRRCATNRPKKLVETWSSDEYEEFLSTKDIIALIEQKEQQEQRRKRKTSEAIVQTLETGVSSASNRRADREKSTQTMPPVPAKSRKSRKQQKEEEPPPTPPSPPPPPPPPATVATPGKRSRQRVAVVDAVVPPTTPLKSTAKASRGKPSAKKLPATTTSGRKRGKTAAAPPPTPPPPPPPPPAPVAAPTAAESRADRANQRTRSSRQQRQQTKEQLLDSEVNHYQETAPPKPKPRSTVATTPAVPLVAAATAAVPAANNNNNSSSSNKNLNLKTKRKSQTNRQSPARRKRPASEKQLYYWSSSSDDEFGRIVDPDGDGNNDEHAAEQQAGDDDDDDDELQQQHPQHQHQQQQQSSRVDPVLQMLPTATTTSQAATMPATGTTATATSAPKHFEESEQYQKHGWIVGDSHKKLVKLLAIAKGNKNNKVDNNCGGVKQRRTPKRKC, from the exons ATGAAGACGATGTCGCGCTTTGGCCTGCGCCGTGGCTTTAAATTCTccgaggagcagcagcagcaacagcaacaacaacaacaacaacagcagctcaatggcaactgcagcagtagcagcaacaacaacaacaacagcagcagtagtaacagcaacaacaacaacaacagtgttCCAATTGGAATTACACACAAGTTGGCAACACCGCCGCGCAAAAAACGCAATCACAGCTTGGCCAGagaaccgcagcagcagcagcaaccacagcagcaacaacagttgccaaCGGAACCGCTCGATGTGGAGTTGGAACTCgatcgacagcagcaacagcaagcgcCTCCGACGCTCATTTGCAGCGTGCCGCTCGAGCGTTTGCCGCGCTTGCTTGAGAaattgcaacagttgcaacaacaacagcagcagcagcaacaacagcagcagcagcaacaacaattggagACGACGCCATTGATAAAAGTCTTGTGTTTGTACTGTGATAAGAAGTTCGCATCGAGCAAGCTGCAAGCGAAGCATGTGGATAAATTTCATACGGAGCGCAAAGAGCGACGTTGCAGCaatcgcaacagcaacagcgctGGCAGCCACAATTCGATTGGCAGCGCTGGCCAGCCAAGTGGCAGCGCCAATTTTCCCGGTTGCCAGCACTGCAGCAAATCGagtggagcaacaacaacagcaacgccaGCAATCGTCTGTTTGCCATCGCCACAATTGGAGCAATTGTTTCAGCATTTGATACGCAATCATGGCGACAAGTATTTCGGTTGTCAGCAATGTCAGCTGCGCTTCGGGGATGTCCACCAGCTGCACACGCATTTGcgacagcaacatcagcagcagcagcaacagcaacaccagcagcaacaacaacaacagccagcaATGATTGGTGGCGAGGAGCCAGTGTTGTTTCGTTTGGGCTTGACGCAGAATCGTTTGCCGGGCCAGCGACAACGCAATCGCAAGCAACAGGAGGagattgctgctgcagtgcccaagcaacaacagcagcaaccaagaAGCAGCAGTCGCGCTGCACAGCGgcaacaggcagcagcagcagccgctgcagtagccgcagcggcggcagcaacagcagcatcagcagcagccagcaatgcaacgacagcagcaacaggcacaacaacaacagcaacaggcacaAATGCGCTGTCATCGCAGCCAGATGAGCAACTCTTTCGGATGCCCGGCCATAGTCATGTGTTTGACGACAACTTCTATCAGGATGTGGTGCTCAATGTGCGTCACAATCTCCAGCATTATCTCGACGGTCGATTGCGCAGCGGCCCCGCGCCCCCGCAACCGTTgagcacaacagcaaccgcaacagcaacaacgacgccTGCTCCACAGCTGACAACAATAGCTGCGTATCCAACGCTGTTGACAGCCGAACAGTTTGGTGAACTGGGCCACGGGCTGGAcacgttgccgttgccgttggtGAAGGCGGCGCGACGGCCGCACACGAAGCACAgctggaaatggaaatgggatTATGTGAAGAAGTTCACGATCATCAACGAGGGCGGGCGGCTGGTGAAGAAGCTGAAGCAACCGTTTATGGGACTGCGAGATTTGTCCCGATTGGATATGTGGACGCAGCTGACGATGCGGCAGAAACATGACTTGGAGTtggcacagcaacagcagcagcaacagttgcagcaactgcaTCAGTTGCTCGATCGTCGATTGTTGCCGCAAATCACGCGCGAACAAAACGAACAAGCGATCATCAAGTGTGAACTGGAGTTGCCTTTGTCGTCGTTGCCATCAACAACAGCTGTCAATGTGAATGCAACTGGGGCAGAGCAAAGTTTTCTggcgctgctgcagctgcaaccacagcaacagcagcaacaacagttgcatttgcaacCAGCAATGCAGCAAACGTCGCGACTCGTTTTAAGCGGCGAATGGGCGCGTCCACGTTTATATTTGTGCATCTGTTGCGGCGCAAAGTTTGAGCAGCGCAAAGCTCTTGAGGAGCACAAAACGTTTCGACATTCGCACATTTATGCCACGCATTACGAGCTGGTTGGTCGCGAGTTGCTCGCCGGCAATTTGTTGCGTCATTTGTTTTTGCCCAAACGTGCGTTGAGTCGCTACGCTGCggagcaacatcaacagcaacagcagcagcagcaacagttgctgacAACGAAACAGGAGCGACCACTGTTGGAAGTGGAAGAAGCAAACTCGAGTTCATcgaacagcaacagtagcaacagcaacagtaatagcaacagcaacagccatgCAACTTCTGTGGaggacaatgacaatgacaacagcagcagcgatgtGAAGCAGGCGAGTTGCAGCTCAGCGTCGCCAGCCAGCAGCTACAGCaattgccacagcaacagtaattgcaacagcaacagtagcagcagccatagcaacagtaacagtaacagcaacagcaacagtagcagcagcaacaacagtagcaacaacggcagcagcaattgcacgAAATGCGGACGCAAATGCAGCGGATTAATGGATCTCTATCGTCACATGCTCGATTGCTCCGGTGATTATGTTTGGTCGCTGGCAAAGAAGCGCAAATATCGCTACTATTGTGGCTCGAAGAAGCGTCGCAATGCTTGCAATTTTGCTCAGTTGTTgcgcaaacagcagcagcaacacaataGCAAAAAGTTGCAAGctaagcaacagcagcaacagttgcagccgggcaacaacagcaacagcaacaacaacgatgctGGCTCCGAGGAGAGCTCGCATTCGAATTTGAATTCGAATTGCCAGAAAACCAAAACGCCGCCACGTCAACGTCCCAGCGATG CTGAATCCATACGCAAAATGCTGGAGAATTTGCCGGCGAAGCGTGTGTGCAAGAAAATCTTTCCCACGGACAACAAGAAACGTTCGAAGGGCGCCAAGGCTGGCAAGGTGAAGCCTGGCAGCAacatgaagaagaagaacaagcaACTGACGCGTGGCGCTAAAAAACTCtacaatcatcatcatcatcatcatcatcaccaccatcatcatcatcatcagcatgcGCTGCGCAACACACGAGCGCGAGCGCGTCTCGTGCGTGCcaagccaacagcaacagtcaccTCAACAgccactgctgttgctggcagcgagcaacagttgcagccaCAGTTGCGTAATCGCCGCAAGCAGCCAATGCAAGCGaagctgacaacaacaacatcaacaaccaACACTGCCCCAGCACCAGCAgtcgaaacaacaacagcaaccacagccataacaacaacaacagcaacaccagcggtagcagcaacaacaacgatgacgacagcaacaattgctgctCAGCAACAGTTGATGCCAACGCCGCCAACAACGCCAGCGCCAGCAACAGtcacagccacaacaacaacaacagcagtaacagcaacagcagcagttacAGCCACACCTTTAGTCACCGCAGCAACAGTtggcagcaaacagcagcagcagcagcaacagttgccgcaACTGAAACGCAGCAAACGGATTAGCGATTGCATTGCAATGCTAACGGGCAAGCTGGAGGAGAAACTCAAGACTGAACAGCAGCCACCCGAcaaggagcaacagcaaccacagcagcagcagccacaacagcaaccacagcagcagcagcagccagaatTGTTAGAGCAACAGTTGCCGCCAAAGACGCCAAAGCGCAAAGCTGTCTCCAGGCGCATCATCAAATCGAACAGCgagtcaacagcagcaacaacaccagcagcagcaaccacaacaaccgcagcaaccacaacaaccgcagcaaccacaacagccaCAGTAACATcgccaacagcaaccacaaccaAAGCGACAACAGTTGTTgccaccacagcagcaaccactgttacaacagcaacagctacagctgcaACGGCGACAACAGTTGTCCAAGCTGCTGCCACGTCGCCCGCAGCAACACttgccgcagcagcaacactgctggcagcaacagcagccaacaaccCGGCAGTATtgctggcagcaacaacagttgctgttgAACCAACGCTGAaattgccgctgccgctgccaacacaacgtgccacgcccactaagGCGGCAGCCAAGCAAATGGCAGCACCGCAAATCAAGCAATTTGCACttgagcagcaacagttgcaacagttacaacaacagcagcaaccaccgCAGTCAAAACAATTGCCGCGGCAAcaggcacagcagcaacagctgccgccgccgctaaCGCAGTCACAGCAATCTcagcaaccgcagcaacatcagcaatcACAGCAACCAATGAAGCAGCAACCACACCAATCGCTGCAACATCAACAGTTGCTCGCTGTGCCGCTAACGTTGCCCCTGCCCCCGCCGCCAACAGTGGCTGCTGTCagcgccacagcagcagcagcagccggtactccagcaacagcagcagcagcggcggcagcagccacATTGCTGCTGCCAAAGTTGCCGCTGTATTTGCCGATGCCAGTTGCTGCTGGCTACGTCTTGGAGCCGTTGAATCTCAGTCATGTGAAGCCGCCGCTGCTTGTGGCCGCCGAGGCACatcagcaacaccagcagcaacaacaacagcaacagcatccccagcagcagcagcaacatgcacagcagcagccacgcACTTCAGCAATGCCCGCGCGTCGTCAAACGATTTGCGGCTTTGAGGCGCGAAATTTGCTGCAATTGGATGAAATGCAACCGTTGGATTTGTCCAAGAAGTCGCAGCAATGCAAATCGCCagtgccagcagcagcagcggcaacagttgctgctgctattccATTGAACAGCTGCCAGGAGTTGCCGCCACTCGGtttgccgctgccgttgccagCGCATTATTATTCGAATCTGGAGTTGCTCAAAATACCGCAAGTGCGTAATCCCGTGTTGCCATTGCCCGTAGCAATGCCTgctgtgcagcagcaaccacagccagcaacaactgttgctgttgctgctgctgctgttgctgcaccGGTGAAGACGCCGTCGAAGAAACGCACTTCGGATGTGAACAGCAAGAAGGAGAAACCAAGTGCAACGCGAATGGACGAGGTGATCAACAATCACATCGATGATGCCATCAATTCGGTCATACTTGCTGtccaggaggaggaggaggaacttgagcaacagttgctcaagcaacagcagcaattactggctgctgctgttgttgctgcaccCGCCAAGCATTTGACGCCAAAGAAGCGCAACATGCGCTCAAAGACAATTGACTGCCGCTcagcgttgctgctgccaacggagccaacagcaaccacaacagcaacaacaacaacactgccGCTGCCAGCAACCATAAATCCAAtaccattgccattgctgctgccggAGCAAAATGGGATTGCAACGGTTGCTGAGACGCCAGCAACTTTGCCGCAGTTTGAGACtgaaccgcagcagcagcaaccacctCAAGAGGTgccagcaacagttgctccAATGCCAGTTTCGGTAATTTCTGTGGCACCaccaacatcagcaacaacagcagcagttgcaacaacaaccacaacctCAATATCGACAACAACCTCGACAACGCTGTTGCGTCGCAGCGCCACGCCGAGCAGCTCATTGCTGGAggagcacagcagcaacatgcacaacaacaacaacacctcGTCTGGTTTTCACAGTCTGGCGCCCGCCAGCGCCAAGGAAGAAGACGAGGAGCAACCGCAGCCGCTGCTGGAAGTGGAGGACGACGACGTCGATGAAGATgaggacgatgacgatgaggaggaagaggaagcaCGGCTGGCTAAGGAGGAGGCGGAGAAACTTGAGCAgcaacgccagcaacaacaattgctgctGGAAAGGGAGCGggaaaatgaaaaggaaaGGGAGCAACAGCGCAGGGCACAAGAGGAACGGGAGCAACAGGAGCGGCAGGAACAGGAAAGAAAGCGACAGGAAAAAAGGGAGCAACAGGAAAAGAGGGAGCGCATTGCCAAGGAAAAGGAGGAACAGGAATTGGAGGCGAGGAAGAAAGAGCAACTCCTGAGGGAGAAGCAGGAACAGCAGCAAAGGGAAAAGGAAGagaagctgcaacagcagcgcgAGGAAAAGAAGGAGAAGCAACGCCTGAAGCAAGAGGAGAAGAAGCAACGGAAATTGgaagaacagcaacagaagcagcagcaggagcagctcAAAAAGCTGGAACAGGAGAAGCAAAAGGCGGAAGCAGAAGAACAAAAGCGGCAAAAGGAGAAACtggaaaagcagcagcaattgcttGAGGAGCAGAAACTTCCTCAAGCGGAGATTGAAGCGGAGGAACTGCAACAACCGCTCAAAGAAGAtcccaacaacaagaagaagcagcgacgacgacgcaaAAATGAATTGGCTGCAATTGTGGCGGATCAGTTGCTGGAGAGCTTTAAGATCGACAATGCGCGACGCGATAATCTCAAGAAGCTCGAGAATCTGGCGTACGAGAAGAGCGAGGATCTGTTGCTCACGGGAATGTTGCTCATGTCGAGCACGAAACGCAATGCAACcctccaacagcagcagcaacaggcgaCGGCAACgccagcaactgttgctgccgaAGCAAAGCGCAGCAAACTGGAGCCGACAGCAAACGAGACGACGCCGACAGCAAACGAGACGACGCCGACAGCAACTCGCGGCAGACCAAAGCGACGTCAGAGTTGTTATTATCGTCGAGGCAAAGCGCCGGCGGAGACGAACATTAGCGCACTTAAATCCTCGCTGGAATCCTTCTCCATTGGCATCGAGAAGCAGTTGCTGGCAAAGgaggcggcaacagcagcggcagcagccaAGACCCAAACGAGTAGCATTCTACGTCCCAGCATTTTGTGCACAGCAGCcaaggagcagcaacagcagcgcgagcaacaacaacagcagcaacaacaacagcaacagcaacagttgcccgcagcagctgcaacagtgGCTGCTCCCACTTACAGTCGCGATCCGAGGCTCAacaaaaacatacacaaaGAGTCAGCAACTggacaacaacagaaacatcagcagcaaccatcggcagaacagcagcagcaacaagagacaacacaacagcaacaacatctgGAGGAGGAGGACAACTATCTCACCGAGATCGCAAAGAATGTAAACGAGAAAATCATGTCGGCTACTAACAACGAGGACTTTGAGTTCGCCAACGATGAGTTCGATCAGGAGAAGGATAACGACGATAAATTTTATCGTCCCCCCACCTCAATGAGCGTCCGCAGTGCACCGAACCTGAACGATGAGCACTCGAACTTTGGTTCGGATGACGAGGACGATGATGGCGAGAACACAAACACTGAACTGATGGACATGGATCTCGATGATGAGATGAGTGTTTACACCAGTTACTCTCAGGACTTGGGACGTTCGGGCTTAGGcaggcgacgacgacgtcgcagGCGTAGCGTGTTGTTCACGCGACGTCCCAAGAAGCGAACCTCTAGGACCGCCCAGCAGCTGGGGGAGGATGGGGCGAAGTTTGCCTGCCAGCTGTGCGGCAAGAGTTTCTACAGTGCCACCTCGCTGTCCAAGCACAACATGACGTTGGCTCACGTCTCGAAATTATCGGAACTGGAGTATTTGCAATCGAAGAGCAATGCGCCACCGAGTCCCAAAAGTCCGCGAGCCTCTTCAGAGCCACGGGAGGACGTCACGAGGGAGTTGCCCCGCGAAGCAATCGCCGCAAAGGAGCCGCTTAAGTTTAATGTGGAGCCGCCGacgccgccgcagcagcagcagcaacagttgcgcGCCTCTGTACTCATGCCGCCTGTCCCTGCCGTCGCCTCCACCGCCTCTGCCTCCGTTTTAACGCCAAATCCCGCCCCCGctcaagttgctgctgctaatgCCAGCCATCATGTCATCACCGAGGCGAGTCTGCGACTCCACgacaaccaacagcagcagcagcagcaacagcaaacgaGTCCCGCCCACAGCGCTGCCCGCCTCAATCTCAATCCCGACGAGCGGCTCTTCTACGAGTGCTGCAATATCCTCAAGAGTGCCGAGACGCCACGCCTAACAACCACAACCCTAACGGCTGCAGCGACGCCAACGCCTTCGGTGATTGTTAGCGCCGCTCGCAAAACATTGGAACCAACTCCGACAGCACCTCGCGTAGTTCAGGAGTTACCCGCAACGCCGGCGTCACCCTCACCACCTCCGGCAACAGCGTGCACACCTGCAGCTTCTCCCATAGCTGCTGCCTCCGCCCTAGTTCCAGTGCCTGCTCCTCCAGCGCCGACTGTCTGCCATCAGCCCGTCATTCAGCAGCTGTTTCGCAATCCGCCCGCAGCCACACCCACAACGGCAGCTAC gaatcatcatcatcagcagcagcaacagttgcaagcccagcatcctcatcatcatcaccagcaacaacaacagcagcagcagcaacatcatacgcagcaccatcatcatcaacagcagcagcagcatcctcCACAAGATGGTCAACAGCATCTCAATCATCAACAGCATCCGCCGtcgcatcagcatcagcatcgcTTGTCGCCCAGTTACTCGGCAATGTCACAGTTCTCGGTGTCCGCGGTAACGAACATGACGACGTCACGCTTCAAAACGAAGGCAGCCATGAAGGGTTACGAAACGAACCTCGATGTTGTCGATGTCCTGGCCAAATCCTCAACGCGTGCAGTGTGCAAACTCACCGAGTTGGCGGACATTGCGTTAGGGAGCGAAAAGCCACCGGGTGTCGATTACCTGACAACGCCAAACAGCAATGTCGAGCAGCCAGCGACGAGCATTAATGCaaccgagcagcagcagcagcagcaacaaccgcGGACGCATATTGGGGCCGCTGTGACGCCGGCGGCGGCTGTGCAAGCCACAGAACAGAGCTCCACATCCTCGAAGACGATCATGCATGCCTCATCGATCATTAAAGCGACCGCAGCGACGGCGGCAGCGAGCAGCGCCAATTTGCCGCCCGTCTCGGGTCGCATCATAATACCGGAACGTCCGTTCAAGAACATTGGGCTAGAGGAGAAGGCGAGCATAACGTTCCAGAAGCCCAAGACGACGGTGAATCTGCTGACcgaggacaacaacagcgtGTCGACGGCCAGCTACTCGGATCGCGATGACTATGACTTTGGTACGCTTAGCTGCGAGGATGAACAGGAGGTGGAAGCCGAGTCGGAGCGTGAAAGGGAACGGGAACGTGAACGCGAAAGGGAACGGGAAATGGAAAGACAAAGGGAGCAAAGAGAGCACAATATGGCAACGGGTCTGAAGCCGGGAACGGTAACGGGAACGGGACCAGGAACCGGAGCGACAGCAGTGATTGTCGGTTGCTCGGCAATAACGACGTCCGCCTCGAGCAGCTCGAGTTCGGCGAGCTCCTCGTCccagcagagcagcaacagcagcagcaattcgAGTCGCGCCACAGCCAAAACCTTCGAGAATAAGTCCTTGATCATGGGACGCATCTTCAAGCACGTCAGCAAGCCAACGTCGTCGGCGCATCCGCATGTACTGCCCGCTGTGCAGCCGGTGAAGACGGCACCCAAGGACAAAGCGCAGCTGGATCAATTATTCGATGAGTTGCGTGGCGCAGCCAAGCCACATTCCGAGCCAGTTGCTCTGTCGGTGGCTGCCACGGTAGCAGTGCCCACCGTGGAGCGTTGGATGGACCTGGAACCTTTGGCAGTTCCGGCAGCATCAACGCCGCCAACCGCTGCAATGCCAGCGACCGTAGCTGTTGTCACAACAGCCACTGCTAAGGGAAGTAAAGCCAAGAGCGGTAAccgaagagcagcagcagcagcagcagctgcagttacGGCAACAGCTAATCCTCCCAAGAGTTCGGCGCGtaaaactgcagcagcagcggcagcagcagcaactgctgcgGCAGCGCCTCGGAAAGATCTGTCGAAGCTGCAGACGGAGCTGGGCATGAGTCCCGAGGAGCTCAAGCAGCTGATCGATGAGGGACAACGCAAATCGAAGCGACGTTGCGCCACGAATCGTCCCAAGAAACTGGTCGAAACATGGAGTTCCGATGAATACGAAGAGTTCCTCTCCACCAAGGACATTATAGCGCTCATCGAACAGAaggagcagcaggagcagcgtCGCAAACGCAAGACCAGCGAGGCAATTGTCCAAACATTAGAAACCGGCGTCAGTTCCGCTTCGAATCGTCGTGCGGATCGGGAGAAGTCGACGCAAACGATGCCACCGGTGCCGGCAAAAAGTCGCAAGAGTCGGAAGCAGCAAAAGGAAGAGGAACCACCTCCAACTCCACCATCACCACCGCcacctcctccgcctcctGCGACGGTGGCAACGCCTGGCAAGCGTTCGAGACAACGTGTTGCGGTGGTGGATGCAGTTGTGCCCCCCACCACGCCCCTAAAGTCAACCGCGAAGGCGTCGCGTGGCAAGCCATCGGCAAAGAAACTGCCAGCGACTACAACGAGTGGCAGAAAACGCGGTAAGACTGCGGCTGCTCCACCACCTACTCCTCCT